Within the Candidatus Saccharibacteria bacterium genome, the region AAATGGCAAAGTCGTTGGTATAGTGATCAAGACTACCGAGAGAAGCTAACAGGAGATATTCTCCTGAGAAAAGCTCTTGATGACTACTTCACTCCAAGACATGCTATCGCTAAGATTATCTTTGAAAGAACTGCCAAGAATACTACAGTGACAGTTTTTACGGCCAGACCAGGAGTAGTGATTGGCAAGGGTGGCTCAAATCTAGAAGAGGTAAAACAAATTATTGCCAGAATCATTAAGGGTAATGTCAAGATTAATGTAGAGGAAGTTAAGAATCCTGAACTAGATGCTGAATTGATTGCTCAGAATGTTGCCCAACAATTAGAGAAAAGAATTCCCTTTAGGCGAGCTATGAAGGGTGCTGTTGAGAGTGCTACGAGATTGGGTGCCAAAGGAGCAAAGGTGATGGTAGCAGGTAGGTTAAATGGTGCAGACATGGCAAGAACAGAACAGTATTCTCTAGGTAGTATTCCTTTGCATACCTTACGTGCCAATATTGATTTTGCAAAATCTGAAGCTGATACTACTTACGGAGTAATTGGTATAAAAGTTTGGGTTTATAGGAGATAATGAGATGTTGACACCAAAGAAAACCAAGTATCGAAAAGTATTCAAAGGTAAGAATCGAGGAGTTGCCAAGCGAGGCTCTAAGATTAGTTTTGGCCAGTATGCTTTAAAGAGCATGGACCATGAAAGGATCACATCTAGACAGATTGAAGCTGCTCGTAGGGCAATGACTCGCTATATGAAGCGTGGTGGTAAGGTTTGGATTAGAATTTTTCCAGATATTGCTGTAACCAAGAAGCCAGCAGAAGTACGAATGGGCTCAGGAAAGGGTTCTTTGGCTCATTATGTTGCAAGGGTTCAACCTGGAAGAATTCTATTTGAATTAGATGGAGTAGACCTAGAAACTGCTAAAGAAGCAATGCGCTTGGCAGCTCATAAATTGCCAATAAAAACTAAATTTATAGTAAAGCAATAGGAATAATATGGCAGATTTAAAGAAAATTAGAGAAATGAAAGAATCAGAACTTGATAGAAGGTTGATTCAGCTATCAAAAGAGATTAACTCAGCAAGAATTGATATCAAAATGGGTAAGCTAAACAACGTTGCTTCTTTGAGGAGTATGAGAAAAGAGTTGGCGCAGTTAAAAACGATTATTAGAGAACGGAGACAAGCCAAATGAAAAAGCTAATAGGTAAAGTAGTGGGTGTGATTGATCAGAGGAGCGTAAAACTTGAGATTGCTACAACCAAACGTCATCCAATGTATAAGAAACGATTTACCACTACTAAGAATTTTATTGTAGACTTTAGGGATTTGGATCTTCAGGTAGGTGATTACGTGGTATTTGCAGATTGTTCACCTGTTAGCCGCCTAAAGAGACATCGGGTACTTGAAAAGCTTGCCAAAAAGGAGCAACAATGATTCAACAACAAACCAGACTAACAGTTGCTGATAATACTGGAGCAAAACAACTGATGTGTATTAAGGTGATTGGTGGATCTAGAAAGCGTTATGCCAGGATAGGTGAAGTTTTTATTGCTAGTGTCAAAGAGGCTACACCAAAGGGTGTAGTTAAGAAGAAACAAGTCGTCAGAGCAGTTTTAGTTAGGAGCAAAAAAGAATTTAGTAGAGCAGATGGAAGTACGCTGAGATTTGATGAAAATGCGGCAGTGATTATTGATAAAGCGAATAACCCATTGGGCACTCGCGTTTTTGGACCCGTAGCTAGAGAATTAAGAGAGAAGGGTTATAGTAAGTTAATCTCTCTAAGTCCGGAGGTATTATAATGAAACTCAAGCTGGATGATAAGGTTATGGTAATTAGTGGCAGAGACAAAGGTAAGATCGGTAAGATTACTAGGATTTTACCTAAGACGGGTAAGATTGTGATTGAAGGCATTAATCAGGCAAAGAAACATCAAAAAGCCCAGGGTAAACTAAAGGCAGGATTAGTTGATATCAATATCCCACTTGATCCTAGTAAGGTTATGGCGATTGATCCCAAAACCAGTCGTGTATCAAGAATTGGCTATAAAGTAATGGAAGGTAAGAAAACTCGAGTCTTTGTTGTCAGTCGGTTTACCAATGCCAAGGCCAAATCTGTTAAAAAGGCTGAAATTAAGCCTAATAAGACTAAGGAGATACAATGAGCAAAATAGCTTTGCAGGACAGTTATTCAAAAGCTAGAGAGCAACTTCGTCAAGATTTGGGTTATAATTCAATCATGGCTGTGCCTAGAATAAGGAAGATTGTTGTGAGTAGTGGGGTCGGTAAGGCTAATGTTGATAAACGCTACCTTCAGGATGTGGAGTCGATTATCGCTATTATCACTGCCCAAAAACCTGTTGTCACTATTGCCAAAAAAAGTATTTCAAATTTTAAACTTCGCAAGGGTATGAAAGTCGGAAGTAAGGTGACATTAAGGGGAGATAAGATGTTCTGGTTTTTAGAAAGACTAATCGACATTGTTCTTCCTAGAATTAGAGATTTCCATGGTCTAAATTATAAGTCTTTTGATGCACAAGGAAATTATAATCTTGGATTTAGAGAGCATACTATTTTTCCTGAGATTGATATTGATAAATACACTCAGCAATATGGTCTGCAGGTAACAATTGTCTTTGATAGTATCAATAGTCCCGATAGTGAAGCTTTGCTCAGAGGGATTGGGATGCCCCTAAGGAAGAGAGGTAAAAATGGCTAAGAAATCAATGATTGCTCGTGATAAGAAGCGAGCTAGGGTTGTTAAGAAGTATGCTAAATTGCGAGCTGAACTTAAGGCAAGCCATGATTATAATGGTTTGGCGAGTTTACCTCGTAATGCTAATCCGATTAGAGTTAGAAATCGTTGTAGCGTGACAGGTCGACCACGTGGATATATTAGAAAATTTGGCCTGAGTAGAATTACCTTTAGGGAATACGCTTCAAAGGGTCAGGTTCCTGGAATAACCAAATCAAGTTGGTAAAGGAGAGATATGAGTAGTGATACAATAGCAGATTTTTTAACAAGGATTAGGAATGCCTCTAGGGCTAAACATACTAGCTTGGTTGTTCCATATTCTAAGGTTAAGTATCGAATAGCAAAGATTTTAGTCAACAATGGATACTTGGTTTCTGCTACGCAGATTCAGTCTAAGCCATATGATCTGATTGAGTTAGAGTTACCTCAGATTTCAGATAGAGTTTTGAGTTTGAAACGAGTTAGTAAGCCTGGTAGAAGGATTTATGTCAATGCTGGCGAGATCCCTGTGGTTTTAGGCGGGCAAGGAATTGCAATTGTTTCAACATCAAGAGGGATGATGACTGGCTATGAAGCTTATAGTAAAGGTATTGGTGGTGAATTAATTTGTGAGGTTTGGTAATGAGTAGAATAGGCAATCGTCCAGTTACAATAGCAGAAGGCATAGAGGTCAAGATTGAAAACGATCAGATAGTCGTATCAACAGGCTCTAAACAACTTAGTCAAATAATATTTCCTGGTCTAGAAGTTAGAGTGGAAGATGGAAAGATCTTAGTCGCTGATAAAGTTGGTACATTGGATTCTCGTGCCAAGCATGGATTGCTTAGAACTTTAATTGACAATATGATCATTGGCCTAAGTAAGGGATTCAAGAAAGAACTTAAGGTGGTTGGAGTTGGCTATAAGGCTAGTATTAGTGGTACCAAGTTGACCCTTAATCTTGGCTATTCTCATCCGATAGAATACCAGGCTCCTGAAGGGATTATTATAGATGTCAATGCAGATACCATTACTGTTTCAGGGGACCAGAAGCAATTAGTTGGACAAGTGGCTAGTGAAATTAGAAGGTTTAGATCACCGGAGCCATATAAGGGTAAGGGTATACGTTATAGTGATGAGAAGATAGTTCTTAAGCCAGGTAAGACAGGAAAGGCATAAAATGAATGAATTAGTAAATAAGCGCAAGACTAGCCAGGCCAGGTCAACTAGGGTTCGTCATAAGCTAAGAAGTGTTTCAAATCGACCAAGACTTAGTATTAATATTAGTAACCGTAGGTTTAGTGCGCAGTTAATTGATGATAATTCTTCAAAAACAATTTGTGGCTATACAGCCAAGATCAGTTCAAGCTTGGGTGAACAGGCTATAGAAGTAGGTCGAGAACTCGGTAAGTTGGCTGTTTCGAATAAGGTTCAAGCAGTAGCTCTTGATCGAGGTAGCAGGGCTTATGGTAGAAGAATAGATAATTTTGCAAAAGCAGCTAGAGAAGCTG harbors:
- the rpsN gene encoding 30S ribosomal protein S14, which codes for MAKKSMIARDKKRARVVKKYAKLRAELKASHDYNGLASLPRNANPIRVRNRCSVTGRPRGYIRKFGLSRITFREYASKGQVPGITKSSW
- a CDS encoding 50S ribosomal protein L18, producing the protein MNELVNKRKTSQARSTRVRHKLRSVSNRPRLSINISNRRFSAQLIDDNSSKTICGYTAKISSSLGEQAIEVGRELGKLAVSNKVQAVALDRGSRAYGRRIDNFAKAAREAGLEF
- the rplN gene encoding 50S ribosomal protein L14, yielding MIQQQTRLTVADNTGAKQLMCIKVIGGSRKRYARIGEVFIASVKEATPKGVVKKKQVVRAVLVRSKKEFSRADGSTLRFDENAAVIIDKANNPLGTRVFGPVARELREKGYSKLISLSPEVL
- the rpsH gene encoding 30S ribosomal protein S8; the protein is MSSDTIADFLTRIRNASRAKHTSLVVPYSKVKYRIAKILVNNGYLVSATQIQSKPYDLIELELPQISDRVLSLKRVSKPGRRIYVNAGEIPVVLGGQGIAIVSTSRGMMTGYEAYSKGIGGELICEVW
- the rplE gene encoding 50S ribosomal protein L5; this encodes MSKIALQDSYSKAREQLRQDLGYNSIMAVPRIRKIVVSSGVGKANVDKRYLQDVESIIAIITAQKPVVTIAKKSISNFKLRKGMKVGSKVTLRGDKMFWFLERLIDIVLPRIRDFHGLNYKSFDAQGNYNLGFREHTIFPEIDIDKYTQQYGLQVTIVFDSINSPDSEALLRGIGMPLRKRGKNG
- the rplX gene encoding 50S ribosomal protein L24, which produces MKLKLDDKVMVISGRDKGKIGKITRILPKTGKIVIEGINQAKKHQKAQGKLKAGLVDINIPLDPSKVMAIDPKTSRVSRIGYKVMEGKKTRVFVVSRFTNAKAKSVKKAEIKPNKTKEIQ
- a CDS encoding mitochondrial small ribosomal subunit protein uS17m — protein: MKKLIGKVVGVIDQRSVKLEIATTKRHPMYKKRFTTTKNFIVDFRDLDLQVGDYVVFADCSPVSRLKRHRVLEKLAKKEQQ
- the rplF gene encoding 50S ribosomal protein L6, yielding MSRIGNRPVTIAEGIEVKIENDQIVVSTGSKQLSQIIFPGLEVRVEDGKILVADKVGTLDSRAKHGLLRTLIDNMIIGLSKGFKKELKVVGVGYKASISGTKLTLNLGYSHPIEYQAPEGIIIDVNADTITVSGDQKQLVGQVASEIRRFRSPEPYKGKGIRYSDEKIVLKPGKTGKA
- the rplP gene encoding 50S ribosomal protein L16: MLTPKKTKYRKVFKGKNRGVAKRGSKISFGQYALKSMDHERITSRQIEAARRAMTRYMKRGGKVWIRIFPDIAVTKKPAEVRMGSGKGSLAHYVARVQPGRILFELDGVDLETAKEAMRLAAHKLPIKTKFIVKQ
- the rpmC gene encoding 50S ribosomal protein L29 produces the protein MADLKKIREMKESELDRRLIQLSKEINSARIDIKMGKLNNVASLRSMRKELAQLKTIIRERRQAK
- the rpsC gene encoding 30S ribosomal protein S3; this encodes MSRKINPTSFRLTVNKKWQSRWYSDQDYREKLTGDILLRKALDDYFTPRHAIAKIIFERTAKNTTVTVFTARPGVVIGKGGSNLEEVKQIIARIIKGNVKINVEEVKNPELDAELIAQNVAQQLEKRIPFRRAMKGAVESATRLGAKGAKVMVAGRLNGADMARTEQYSLGSIPLHTLRANIDFAKSEADTTYGVIGIKVWVYRR